One genomic window of Solea solea chromosome 12, fSolSol10.1, whole genome shotgun sequence includes the following:
- the aagab gene encoding alpha- and gamma-adaptin-binding protein p34: MSDTEETTEMTIPCVLVTSCDSGFKEEDLIKQILSTKTLPEPTKQEDTVVWYPWEINNKYYTADVRLCVVPSTFQMSSEIAQSTQAFIAYFDSSVKDGLEKLHPWISVVEDLAPEVLILVCDQVSENGVSRHEAQQWCLAHTFELVELNPQELPDEDDDFPESTGVKRIVQALNANVWSSVEMKDGHNQGFGLMSSLVASRHNNPRSCQEPESSSSPVEGTLVNEGNQTETSTNTCTREATVVDAMTDLDIQELANLTAGDADVDNFERLFTKLKEMKEKASSLPHEQRKVHAEKVAKAFWMAIGGDVDEIDGLSSGEES, translated from the exons atgtccgATACAGAAGAAACGACAGAGATGACTATTCCCTGTGTGCTCGTCACCAGCTGTGACAGCGGTTTTAAAGAAGAGGATCTAATTAAAC AGATCCTCAGCACGAAGACTTTGCCGGAGCCGACCAAGCAAGAAGATACGGTGGTCTGGTATCCCTGggaaatcaataataaatactATACAGCGGATGTCAGGCTCTGTGTCGTACCGAGCACTTTCCAAATGTCGTCAGAGATTGCACAGTCCACTCAGGCTTTCATCGCTTATTTTGACAGTTCAGTG AAGGATGGTTTGGAAAAGCTTCACCCTTGGATATCAGTGGTGGAAGATCTTGCTCCAGAGGTTCTCATCCTGGTGTGTGACCAAGTCAGTGAAAATG GGGTCAGCAGACATGAAGCACAGCAGTGGTGTTTGGCTCACACCTTTGAGCTGGTGGAGCTCAATCCACAGGAGCTGCCAGATGAAGACG ATGACTTTCCAGAATCCACTGGAGTAAAGAGAATTGTTCAGGCTCTGAATGCAAACGTGTGGTCCAGTGTGGAGATGAAGGATG GACACAATCAGGGTTTTGGTCTGATGAGTAGTTTGGTGGCCTCCAGGCACAACAATCCACGCAGCTGCCAAGAACCAGAA TCTTCCAGCTCGCCAGTAGAGGGCACACTTGTTAATGAGGGCAATCAAACGGAAACTagtacaaacacatgcacacgagAAGCCACAGTAGTAG atGCAATGACAGACTTAGACATTCAGGAACTCGCTAATCTGACAGCTGGAGATGCAGATGTGGATAACTTTGAACGCCTCTTTACTAAATTAAAAGAGATGAAAG AAAAAGCTTCTTCATTACCACATGAGCAGAGAAAAGTTCATGCAGAGAAG GTCGCTAAAGCATTTTGGATGGCCATCGGTGGAGATGTAGATGAGATAGATGGGTTGTCATCGGGTGAAGAAAGCTAA
- the smad3b gene encoding mothers against decapentaplegic homolog 3b yields the protein MSILPFTPPIVKRLLGWKKGEQNGQEEKWCEKAVKSLVKKLKKTGQLEELEKAITTQNVNTKCITIPRSLDGRLQVSTRKGLPHVIYCRLWCWPDLQSHHELRAVDHCDFAFHTKKDEVCVNPYHYQRVETPILPPVLVPRHTDIPAVFPPLDDYSPSIPENTNFPAGIEPQSNYIPETPPPGYLSEDGETNDHQGNHSMDTSSPSLSPNPVSPANSNLGLQPVTYCESAFWCSISYYELNQRVGETFHASQPSLTVDGFTDPSNSERFCLGLLSNVNRNSAVELTRRHIGRGVRLYYIGGEVFAECLSDSAIFVQSPNCNQRYGWHPATVCKIPPGCNLKIFNNQEFAALLAQSVNQGFEAVYQLTRMCTIRMSFVKGWGAEYRRQTVTSTPCWIELHLNGPLQWLDKVLTQMGSPSIHCSSVS from the exons ATGTCTATATTACCGTTCACTCCTCCTATAGTGAAGAGGCTCCTTGGCTGGAAGAAAGGGGAGCAGAACGGACAGGAGGAGAAATGGTGCGAAAAGGCTGTGAAAAGTCTCGTGAAGAAGTTGAAAAAGACGGGACAACTGGAGGAGTTGGAGAAAGCCATCACGACACAGAATGTCAACACAAAATGCATAACTATTCCCAG ATCTTTAGATGGGCGTCTCCAGGTTTCCACTAGGAAAGGTCTCCCTCATGTGATCTACTGCCGCTTGTGGTGCTGGCCAGATCTACAGTCCCACCATGAGTTGAGAGCAGTCGACCACTGTGACTTTGCTTTCCATACCAAGAAGGATGAAGTCTGTGTCAACCCCTACCACTACCAGAGAGTGGAGACGCCAA tttTGCCACCTGTCCTAGTACCACGGCACACGGATATCCCTGCAGTGTTCCCACCATTGGATGACTACAGCCCATCTATTCCTGAGAACACAAACTTCCCCGCTGGCATTGAGCCTCAGAGTAATTATATTCCTG AAACTCCCCCACCAGGGTATCTGAGTGAGGATGGTGAGACTAATGATCACCAGGGCAACCACAGCATGGACACCA GTTCACCCAGCCTGTCGCCCAATCCCGTGTCACCTGCAAACAGTAATCTCG GCTTACAACCTGTGACGTACTGTGAATCTGCCTTCTGGTGCTCAATCTCCTACTATGAACTGAACCAACGCGTTGGAGAGACCTTCCATGCCTCCCAGCCCTCCCTCACTGTAGATGGGTTCACAGACCCTTCCAACTCTGAGCGCTTCTGTCTGGGCTTGCTGTCCAATGTCAACCGCAACTCAGCCGTAGAGCTCACACGCAGACATATAG GACGGGGCGTCCGGTTGTACTACATTGGGGGCGAAGTGTTTGCAGAGTGTCTCAGTGACAGTGCCATCTTTGTCCAAAGTCCCAACTGCAATCAGCGCTACGGCTGGCATCCTGCCACTGTCTGCAAAATTCCCCCAG GCTGCAACTTGAAGATCTTCAACAACCAGGAGTTTGCTGCTCTGCTTGCCCAGTCAGTCAACCAGGGCTTTGAGGCCGTCTATCAGCTCACTAGGATGTGTACCATCCGCATGAGTTTTGTCAAGGGATGGGGAGCTGAGTATAG ACGTCAGACGGTGACCAGCACCCCCTGTTGGATAGAGCTGCATCTCAATGGCCCTTTGCAATGGCTGGACAAGGTCCTCACTCAGATGGGCTCTCCCAGTATCCACTGCTCCAGTGTGTCGTAG